The sequence CGCGATGCCGCGACCAAGTTCGGCACCCTGATCGGCGAGCGCGGCTACAACCTCGTCTATGGCGGCGGGCGTGTCGGTCTCATGGGCCTGACGGCCGATGCCGCGCTGGCGGCCGGCGCCGCCGTGACCGGTGTGATCCCGAAGTTCCTCGAGGATTACGAGGTCGGGCATCAGGGCCTGAACGAACTGATCATCACCGACAACATGCATGACCGCAAAAGGATCATGTACGAGAAGGCCGACGCGTTCGTAATCCTTCCGGGGGGCCTCGGGACCATGGACGAGACCTTCGAGGTGATCACCTGGACCCAGCTCGGCCTGTCGAAGAAGCCGGTGGTCCTCGCCAATGTGAACGGCTTCTGGGATCCGCTGGTCGCGCTCGTCGACCATTTCGTCGCCACGAATTTCGCCAAGCCGGAAAACCGCAACTTCATCCAGGTCGCGGATACGCTCGAGGGCGTGTTCCCGTTCGTCACGGAAGCGCCGGTCA is a genomic window of Nisaea sediminum containing:
- a CDS encoding LOG family protein, whose product is MSEKKSICVFCGSSGKVDQAYRDAATKFGTLIGERGYNLVYGGGRVGLMGLTADAALAAGAAVTGVIPKFLEDYEVGHQGLNELIITDNMHDRKRIMYEKADAFVILPGGLGTMDETFEVITWTQLGLSKKPVVLANVNGFWDPLVALVDHFVATNFAKPENRNFIQVADTLEGVFPFVTEAPVTHGKVESKWV